A genomic stretch from Candidatus Krumholzibacteriia bacterium includes:
- a CDS encoding glycosyltransferase family 4 protein — protein MSSLRRYGGGERWMLDTAAGLRARGHDARLVAMPGSVLAARAPARGIPLTEVAMRGDVDAIAVTQLTSLIRRTRPHVIVPNLDREIRLCVAAIHAARALPPRPVRPRLIPRRGSEFPLKDKRHYRIVYTMEIDRVIVNSEATRGKMMHDAPWFREEKAVVIYNGIDMAPYNALAARRDEMRNKLRRAIGAPATAPVFALVGELHERKQQRVIIEAWPRVLEEFPEARVLFVGDGADREALETVIAERGLENAVRIMGFRSDVPEILAGSDALLLPSRVEGFGYVLVEAMAVGIPCIASRVSSIPEIVREGETGILHPVGDTGAIVGAVRDALCDPARARAMGEAGRRVAEEKFTLQRMLDRVETVLFDPPTD, from the coding sequence GTGTCATCGCTGCGCCGCTACGGCGGCGGCGAACGGTGGATGCTGGACACCGCGGCCGGGCTGCGTGCGCGTGGCCACGACGCCCGCCTGGTGGCCATGCCCGGGAGCGTGCTGGCGGCGCGGGCCCCGGCGCGTGGTATCCCGCTCACCGAGGTCGCCATGCGCGGCGACGTGGATGCCATCGCCGTCACCCAGCTCACCTCGCTCATCCGCCGCACGCGGCCCCACGTCATTGTTCCCAACCTGGACCGCGAGATCCGCCTGTGCGTGGCCGCCATCCACGCGGCGCGCGCACTGCCGCCGCGCCCCGTGCGCCCACGCCTGATACCGCGGCGCGGAAGCGAGTTTCCGCTCAAGGACAAGCGCCACTACCGCATCGTGTACACCATGGAAATCGACAGAGTCATCGTGAACTCGGAGGCCACGCGCGGAAAGATGATGCACGACGCGCCCTGGTTCCGGGAGGAGAAGGCGGTGGTGATCTACAACGGGATCGACATGGCGCCCTACAACGCACTGGCAGCGCGCCGCGACGAAATGCGCAACAAGCTGCGCCGTGCCATCGGGGCGCCTGCCACGGCTCCTGTGTTTGCGCTGGTGGGGGAGCTGCACGAGCGTAAGCAGCAACGGGTGATCATCGAGGCGTGGCCGCGGGTGCTGGAGGAGTTCCCGGAGGCACGCGTGCTCTTCGTGGGTGACGGTGCGGACCGCGAAGCGCTCGAAACTGTGATCGCGGAACGCGGGCTGGAAAACGCGGTGAGAATCATGGGGTTCCGTTCTGACGTGCCCGAGATACTTGCCGGCAGCGACGCCCTCCTGCTGCCCTCGCGCGTCGAGGGTTTCGGCTACGTGCTGGTGGAGGCGATGGCGGTGGGCATCCCCTGCATCGCCTCGCGGGTGAGCAGCATTCCCGAGATTGTCAGGGAAGGCGAGACCGGTATCCTGCACCCGGTGGGAGACACCGGGGCCATCGTGGGCGCCGTGCGCGATGCGTTGTGTGATCCGGCGCGGGCGCGGGCCATGGGCGAAGCCGGGAGACGCGTGGCGGAGGAGAAGTTCACGTTGCAGCGCATGCTCGACCGGGTGGAGACGGTCCTGTTCGACCCACCGACGGACTAG